The Solibacillus sp. FSL W7-1436 genome window below encodes:
- a CDS encoding assimilatory sulfite reductase (NADPH) flavoprotein subunit, protein MTLNLHNSPFSEAQTKLINELYPTLTDYQRVWLNGYLSAIQTIGDSGQPLEVTVTEQGQTVAVLEAVNQEATILYGSQTGNAQRVASKLKTALESQGVEIALSAMSDFKVNSLKKQKNIFIITSTHGEGDPPDNAISFHSFLYGKRAPKLEDVSFSVLSLGDSSYEFFCKTGIDFDEQLEKLGGKRLVPRFDCDLDYDDLASVWIGSVVEALAQNTPNKLPELQKSSVAASTSEESIYDKNNPFYAEVLESINLNGRGSNKQTQHLELSLEGSGLTYEPGDSVGILPENDANLVTALLLSLGFEGSEIVSVKDQSKTLSEALTSHFEITVLTKPLLQKLAAFSTNEGLKKLLEDDVKLKQYIYGRDLLDVVQTFGPFNWTAQQFVDQLRKNPVRLYSIASSQKANEEEVHLTIGKVFYEVDERERIGVVSGQVAERIEIGDKVPVYIHKNPNFRLPEDTATPIIMIGAGTGIAPYRSFLEERAEEGIESNAWLFFGDQHFVTDFLYQTELQRWLRDGTLTNLSVAFSRDMEQKVYVQHRLLENAAEVYRWINDGAVIYVCGDEKYMAHDVDQTLRRIVAEQGGKTDEEVSLYFNELKSKKRYQRDVY, encoded by the coding sequence TTGACGTTAAATCTGCATAATAGCCCATTTTCCGAGGCACAGACAAAATTAATCAATGAGCTTTATCCAACATTAACGGACTATCAAAGAGTTTGGTTAAACGGTTATTTAAGCGCAATTCAAACAATTGGCGATTCCGGTCAGCCGCTTGAAGTAACGGTTACAGAACAAGGGCAAACCGTTGCAGTACTGGAGGCAGTCAATCAGGAGGCAACCATTTTATACGGCTCACAAACAGGCAACGCACAACGAGTTGCAAGTAAATTGAAAACGGCTTTAGAGTCACAGGGGGTAGAGATCGCTCTTTCTGCAATGTCCGATTTCAAGGTGAATAGTCTGAAAAAACAGAAAAATATTTTCATTATTACTAGTACACATGGTGAAGGCGATCCGCCGGATAATGCCATCTCCTTCCATAGCTTCCTATATGGCAAACGTGCGCCGAAACTGGAGGATGTTTCTTTCTCAGTTTTATCGCTAGGCGACAGCTCGTATGAATTTTTCTGTAAAACAGGAATTGATTTTGATGAACAATTAGAAAAATTGGGAGGAAAGCGGCTAGTACCCCGCTTTGATTGTGATTTGGATTATGACGATCTTGCATCAGTGTGGATCGGAAGTGTCGTAGAAGCGCTGGCACAAAATACGCCGAACAAACTGCCGGAATTACAAAAGTCTTCGGTTGCAGCAAGTACATCTGAAGAATCCATATACGACAAAAATAATCCCTTTTATGCGGAAGTACTGGAAAGCATCAATTTAAATGGCCGCGGATCAAATAAGCAAACGCAGCATTTGGAGCTTTCATTGGAGGGGTCCGGTTTGACTTATGAACCGGGTGACAGCGTCGGCATTCTTCCGGAAAACGACGCAAACTTGGTAACCGCATTACTATTATCGCTTGGCTTTGAAGGATCGGAAATAGTGTCTGTGAAAGACCAGTCTAAAACTTTAAGTGAAGCACTCACTTCCCATTTTGAAATTACGGTACTGACAAAACCATTACTGCAAAAGCTCGCTGCCTTTTCAACAAATGAAGGGCTTAAAAAGTTGCTGGAAGATGATGTGAAGCTGAAACAATATATTTATGGTCGCGACTTGCTGGATGTTGTGCAAACATTTGGTCCTTTCAACTGGACTGCCCAGCAATTTGTTGATCAGCTCCGTAAAAATCCAGTACGTCTCTATTCGATTGCGAGCAGCCAAAAGGCGAATGAAGAGGAAGTGCATTTAACAATCGGTAAAGTTTTCTATGAAGTAGATGAACGTGAGCGTATAGGAGTTGTATCAGGGCAAGTGGCAGAGCGAATTGAAATTGGGGATAAGGTTCCGGTTTATATTCATAAAAACCCGAATTTCCGTCTGCCTGAAGACACAGCAACCCCTATTATTATGATTGGTGCCGGTACAGGCATTGCGCCGTATCGTTCTTTTTTGGAAGAACGTGCTGAGGAAGGAATCGAAAGCAATGCATGGCTGTTTTTCGGTGACCAGCATTTTGTTACAGATTTCCTGTATCAGACTGAATTGCAGCGCTGGCTTAGAGATGGGACATTGACGAATTTATCTGTAGCCTTTTCGCGCGATATGGAGCAGAAAGTTTATGTACAGCATCGACTGCTTGAAAATGCTGCAGAAGTCTATAGATGGATCAACGATGGTGCGGTTATCTATGTATGTGGTGATGAGAAATATATGGCACATGATGTGGATCAAACATTGCGCCGAATTGTTGCGGAACAAGGCGGTAAAACGGATGAAGAAGTTTCACTGTACTTTAATGAGCTTAAAAGCAAAAAACGTTATCAGCGAGACGTTTATTAA
- a CDS encoding YezD family protein yields the protein MTKSNDITQTLEKIKDTVASVKYGTVTLVIQDGHVVQIEKNEKIRLK from the coding sequence ATGACGAAATCAAATGATATTACCCAAACGCTTGAAAAAATTAAAGATACAGTTGCATCAGTTAAATATGGAACAGTGACTTTAGTTATTCAGGACGGTCATGTTGTACAAATTGAAAAAAACGAAAAAATAAGATTGAAATAA
- a CDS encoding sirohydrochlorin chelatase yields MKAILYVGHGTRLKKGVEEAVRFLEKTKSYVEVEIQETAFLELVEPNIVEGIANCVNQGATHISVVPILLLTAQHANEDIPAEIKIAQERFPHVNFTIGRTFGIHPALIETVYERIVEQQVPINADAEVLLIGRGSSDNAVVRDMAIISEQLKATYGFREVKSCFLYGAGPSFDQTLVELKSKQIKQVFIVPYLLFSGLLSVGIEKKIRALDLDPSSVILCKHLGYNEKVRNVLLERVQEVI; encoded by the coding sequence ATGAAGGCAATTTTGTATGTTGGGCACGGCACACGTTTGAAAAAAGGGGTGGAAGAAGCGGTTCGTTTTCTTGAAAAAACAAAGTCTTATGTAGAAGTCGAAATTCAGGAAACCGCCTTCTTGGAGCTGGTCGAGCCGAATATTGTTGAAGGCATTGCAAATTGTGTCAATCAGGGTGCAACACATATATCGGTTGTTCCGATTTTATTATTAACGGCCCAGCATGCCAATGAAGATATACCTGCCGAAATAAAGATCGCACAAGAACGCTTTCCTCATGTGAATTTTACAATCGGGCGCACTTTTGGAATTCACCCGGCTTTAATTGAGACAGTCTATGAAAGAATCGTCGAACAGCAGGTGCCGATTAATGCAGATGCAGAAGTTTTACTGATTGGCAGAGGAAGCAGCGACAATGCCGTTGTAAGAGATATGGCGATTATCAGTGAACAGCTGAAGGCAACTTACGGCTTCAGGGAAGTGAAATCTTGTTTTTTATATGGTGCAGGTCCTTCTTTTGATCAGACATTAGTTGAGCTGAAATCCAAGCAGATAAAGCAAGTTTTTATTGTACCTTATTTATTGTTTTCAGGACTTTTAAGTGTAGGAATCGAAAAGAAAATACGGGCGCTTGACCTTGATCCATCTTCCGTAATTTTATGTAAACATTTAGGTTATAACGAAAAAGTGCGGAATGTTTTGCTGGAAAGAGTACAAGAGGTCATCTGA
- the cobA gene encoding uroporphyrinogen-III C-methyltransferase: MGKVYIVGAGPGDVDLITVKGLRCIQEADVILYDRLINNELLSYAKRGAQLIFCGKLPNRHAMIQENINLSLVHHALQGKTVTRLKGGDPFVFGRGAEEAEVLAENGIPFEIVPGITSGIAAPAYAGIPVTHRELGSSFAIVTGHMREGKNDSIQWESLAKGIDTLAIYMGVGNLPYICRQLLTYGRDASTPVALVHMGTFEQQQTITGTLGTIVDIARANDVKNPSIIIVGEVVALREKIAWYEQTVQQDTRLKEKIV, from the coding sequence ATGGGTAAAGTATATATTGTAGGGGCAGGGCCTGGTGATGTCGATTTAATCACCGTAAAAGGCTTGCGTTGTATACAAGAAGCAGACGTAATTTTATATGATCGATTAATTAACAATGAATTGCTTTCTTATGCAAAGCGCGGGGCACAGTTAATATTTTGCGGGAAATTGCCGAACCGCCATGCAATGATTCAGGAAAATATCAACCTTTCATTGGTTCATCATGCACTGCAAGGTAAAACGGTGACCCGATTAAAAGGCGGCGATCCATTCGTTTTTGGCCGTGGTGCTGAAGAAGCGGAAGTGTTAGCGGAAAATGGCATACCGTTTGAAATCGTGCCGGGAATTACATCAGGCATTGCGGCTCCGGCCTATGCAGGTATACCAGTAACGCATCGGGAATTAGGCTCCAGTTTTGCGATTGTCACAGGACATATGCGTGAAGGGAAAAACGATTCCATCCAATGGGAGAGTTTGGCAAAGGGTATTGATACACTTGCCATCTATATGGGGGTAGGCAATTTGCCATATATTTGCCGACAACTTTTAACGTATGGCCGTGATGCATCGACACCAGTTGCATTAGTACATATGGGAACTTTTGAACAACAGCAGACGATTACAGGCACACTTGGGACGATCGTTGATATTGCCAGAGCAAACGATGTCAAAAATCCAAGCATCATTATCGTGGGTGAAGTCGTAGCATTACGTGAAAAGATAGCATGGTATGAGCAAACGGTACAACAGGATACAAGATTGAAGGAAAAAATCGTGTAA